AGTAACACCTGCACTGGCCCAAAAcgtgctgcaggacagggcaAGGAGTGTCTATTCCTCAGGGCCAGGCAGGCTGGAGACCCcacagaggcagggcagggcctcCTGCCTCTGTCAGCACAAACAGCTGAGATTTTCCTTACTGGAGATGAACATcccacagggctgagctgttcTGAGTGCACAGGAGCTCACAGCAGGTTCACCCCGTgcttcagcagcttctgcttGGCCTTGCTGGGCAGGCTGAAGGCGCTGTCGTGCGGGTTGGGCACGCCTGAGTTGCGGAGCGGcgctcccagctgctggaagtAAGTCTCCTGGACAGGATTCCGGCAGGCATACACAGCTGTGGAGGCGTTCCtggaggggcagggaagggcaggggtcAGACTGACAGCTCTGGGCAGGACTCACAGCTGGGAACCGGGCTCCAAAGTTCTGACAGGGACTTTCAGGTGTCTCAGCATGGAGCTGAACAGGCACCAAACCCCTGAAGAGGGAACCAGACTCTCTTTCTACAGGGTGCTGGCATCCTTAAAAGGGAAAGTGGGATATCACAAAATCATTTAGTTTGggaaagacctccaagaccatcgagtccaacctgtgaccgaCTCCAACACAGTGCTCTGGactgggtgacaaggtggggactGGTCACAGGTTGGACACGATGGTCTGGGAGTGCTTTTCCAAACTTcatgattctgggattccaggTCCAAAGATTCCccttgctgccagcccagcccaggacacaaGCCTGTAACACTCCTTGTGCCTGACGTTCctcctccccactgctgctggccacaaccaaaccccagcacagcccctcgcAGCAGGAACCACGCGTTCAGTCACAGGTGTGATGAAGCTCAGACAAGAGTCAGATTCAGTCACCACCAAAGCTGTGattaaaaacattaattaagGCTAAGAATCCCCCCTCCCCGAGTATtccctgcaggagggctggcagggagcaaaGCCAAGGACCCTGGATTCCTCCTCAAAGAAGGGAAGCAGCAACTGCTATGTTTGCTGACACCCTTCTGTGACAACTCTCCATAAAAGAAAGCAGTTTTAGTCATCTTGTTACTCAGGCTGATTCACACATGGAGTTGCTTTTTTCGGGGTAACAGGGAACATGCCAGCTTAGCCAGTCAGTTTAGGATTGGATTTAAGGAGCCAGCGAAGCTCATGCTAAACAAGGAGTTCTCCAGCACTGAAATGTATGATTCACATTCCCTTGGCAAGCGGTGCCAGAGCAGTGAAACTGTGTAATCCCCAGAAGTGTCTTTATCTCATCATGTTTTGGACAAACAAGCAGGACCAGGTGGATGGAATCTGTgcactcccagctcagctggggaaAGGGGTGTCCACTCCAGCCGTGGCCTGGGGAAGGGCTCTGGATGTCAGGAAAAGCtctggattttgggaagggcTCTGGTTGTGATAAAACCATCCCCCTTGGCGCATCACAATTGGGTTTGCCACGCACATCTCAGTGTTTCCAGCCCAACAGGCCGTGCAAGAAAACAATATCTAGGTTGCCAATTCTGGGCGCTTTTGGCTCCCTGCCGAGACACAAATTTATTAGGAGCAGCTAAATTTAAAACTGCTTCTTAGAACCTTATGGTGCCAGTTTGTGTGAGTGTTGCATCTTAATCCAAGCCATGGCACGCCCTCAGTCCACCCTCCTGgtgccactgcagcctctcAACGTCCAGGCAGAGCACGGAGAAACCCACAAGGCAAAGCAAACATGACTGGTCCTGGGGTGTGGTCACTACCTTGTCAAAACCCAGCCAGGAAAGGGGTTCTGCCCCTCTGTGACCACCCCTGTGCCTGGGACAGGAGGGTTGTGAGCACCTCTCACCTGATGATCACTTCTGAGGCCGTGGGGAGCTGGCTGAAGTCGGAGTGGATGAGTGTGGCCGCCCTCAGGAAGTGCCGCTCCAGGGGCCCGAGGCTGTGGGGCAAGTTGGCTGCACGAGAGGAAAAAGGGGGTGTTAAAACCCACTCTGCAGTGTGACCCTGCTCAGTGAGCAGGAAAAGGTTCTGGAGCTTGCCACAGACCCTggacagctgcagagcagcctggggacaccctcAATCCCAACAGACAAAGCTCCCCCAACACGGCCTTTGATCTGGGCTCTGTGGTGGGAGTTCTGCAGAGAAATGCTCCTGAGAAGGTGTCTGAGGTGTGAGAAAAGGTTCCCATCAACCCCATTCTCCTCATTATTCCCTCCTGCAGTCCCTGAAGATGAAGGCTCACCCGTGAGGACGTTCTGGACACAGTCATAGTGTGTGAAGCTGTAGTTTGTCCTGCCTGAGGCTGAGGAGTCCTTGGGCAGAGTCTCCCTCAGGTGAACCTCGAGGCCGTTTAGGGAGGCCAGGCTGCTGTGGTactgcaggcagagggaaaggaaaagctcaGAGCCTCACCTGTGCCCCACCTGGGCTTCAAGGAGGTTCTGGAGAGAGTTTAGGTGACAGAAGGACATGACCCTtctgctgcccaggctccccCCTAGAATGGGTAGGAAATTTGGGCACAGAGAGAAGCAGACAAGTGACAGAGCTCCcaaggctctgagcaacctggtccagtgggagctgtccctgcccatggcaggggttggaatgggatgggctttaaggtccctcccaacctaAACCAGTCTGGGGTTCTACGACTCAGAAAAAGGCCCTTCAACTTGAAAATCTGCCATGAAGCCACCTGATGCTACTAATTACAGGAAAATGCAAGGCCCCATTAATTTACCATCAACCATTACTCTCCAGGGCGCATTTCACATGATTTGCAGCCCCAGCAAGGGACATTCCTTTGCTTACACTGGGCAGTACAAACACACACTACAAAGCACTGAATGAATGCCAAGCTGCTGTTCTGGATGGATTTTCAGTAGCCCAGAAGCCCTGATCATGCTGAggctccctgggcacagccagggcacaggcaggggtcCTCCACCACTCCTGGGAAGATTAACTCCATAATCCTCATCCTGCCAATGCGCTTTCCCCTACTGGGGAGAGGATCAAGCCTCTGTTCAGCAGGACTGCAGTGTCTGACCTGCCCTTGACCCCTGTCACAACACagattttcccttctgtgcAGTGAAATGGAGGGGTAAGACCtaaagagcagcaggaggtgaggCCAAGAGCCTCCCACTCCACAGAGAAGGTCTGGGATGGAACCCGCCCTCCCAGAGGTTTGCAGCTGCACAAGTAGCATATTTTACCCTTCTTTGGTGTCTGTTGGGGGCCTCAGAGCATTCAAAAAAACATTAATTATAACTCAGTTTTGCCATCCCTGAGAGCTGAGGGTCATTTTTAACCTACAGATAAACAAAGGGACAGACAAGCTGAGGCTGTGCCTcaaatccagcagcagcagagcccagctgcacCTCCTGGgaccctgctcttcctcctgggACTACAGGACATGCAGGGCACCTCTCCTGAGGGATAACACAGCTGCACCCACGGGAGGGTGCAGCAGAAGAGCCCAGTCACAGCCCAAATCCAAGCTGTGTGACAATGCAGTTTTGCTGAGATCCAAAACAAGGGTATGTGAGGTGGAAGCAGGATGTTTGGGAAAGGAGGAACCTGAATGGAAGGAGAGCTTGTCAGCCCCAGGGCAAGACATGAAGGAAAATGGACTGTGCCATCCCTGAGCAATAGGGATTCCGCTCCCCAGCGTGACaattccctgtgtcccctgtgacacctgcctgtgtcccccctgctgctccagaggagcagaaagGGGACAAAGTGCCATGTCTGGTGCAAAGGGCCCCGGCTGCACCTCCAGGCTCAGCTGATTTGGCAGCAATCCCAGGCCAGGCAcatcagccctgctgtgcagagcagacaTTCCCCAGCTCCCGGGGCCCCAGGTGTCCCACAGCTCCGAGGGGAAGGAGCAACCTTGAGGCTCTGCATTAGTCTGAGCTCCCCTCCACCTtccagtctggctgggtaaggAAATTAGGTTGTTCCTATGGCAACTGGCATATCAAACAGGGCTCTGCAGCTTTGACTCAGCTCCTGGTGGGGAGGCAGAGGccatgcagcagctctgcagctgatgCTTCCCAGGAAAGACAcatcctgcccctgcagccccattAGCCCTGCTCACAGGGGAGCCTGGGCACCCAAACCCCACCACAGGGAGATTTGGGGTTGCTCTGGTGTTACCCTGGTGCAGTgtcctctccccatcccagggAGCAGCCGAGGGAACCTCTGCGGGTCCTGCCCAGCCACGCTCCCCGAGGGAGAGGCGGTGCCGCGCAGGGCGGGGGTTCAGCAGAACCGACCTCGCTTCCCAAAAAGCGCCGAACTGCCGGGGGATCCCCAGCGAATCCCAGCTCCAGCGCAGGCCCCGGCAGCCCGCGGCTGTCTGTCACACCCACACGCTCTGCTCCGGTGCCGGCACCGCCAGACAACAGCAGCACCGGGAGCCGCCTGTGAGACGCGCCTGTCCCCGCTCCGACAGCTCCCACGCAGCCGCGGCTGCCGAGCCcggagcctggcacagctcggAGCAGGTGATGGAGGCACGGGGAGCACCATTCACCGCTCCCTCCTCAGCCAGTGCCGCTGCAGTGGGGCAGAGCTTTCCCACTCACCACGTCCTCCACGGCGCCGCGGTCCCGGcgcagctgctcctcagccagcaGCGACAGCACCAGCCCCTGGATGCAGTGAACGTAgaggctcagctgggctggctcGTCCTCTCTGCCAgccagcctgtcccagctgctcttcctgctgctgggacatgGCCTGTCCCCTGCAGGGTCACTGGGCAGAGCCTCATGAGCCCCTGGGgtcagcagctgcctcctgctccgGAGCTGTGCGTGTCCAGCAGGGCCTGGACAATCCAAGCCCCACACGTGGTCACCAGCTGTGCTGTCACTTCCTCCAGACACACGGTCCTGGCTCACAGTCCCTGGCTTGTTCTGCTCACTGGCTTttctcctgctcagctcccgggcaggagagggaacagctgggctgtggctgaCTGAAAGGGAATTTGGGGGAGCACAGCGACCAACATCAGAATCCGCAGTGgattgccccttgtcctggctctcctgctcccaggagTAAGGgttgggaaaggaaaagccttCCAGGTATGGACCTGTAGTCCAAGTACATTCAGTCTGGAGTGAGGAAGGGCTTGGGAGCTGTTCTGTGTCACTCTCTGAGGGGAaggatgttttcctgctgagctctgagctccCACTGCCTGCTCCACTCAGGTTTGCAGCTGGAGAATTCCTTGTGCCAGCTCCCATTGCAGAGAAGTCCATCAGAGGACTCACAGTGCTGCCCAACTGCACAGCATCTCCCAGGGCAGGTGTGCCTGAAGCATCCTTGTGGGATTCCTGCACAGAGATTCCATCCAGGGCTTGGTTTTCACGAGCTGCTGTTGATTCTGGAACTGcctgggagcacagagcacTGTCCTCTCCTCTGGGGCCTGCTGGGACCATGGGTGACCTAGTGGGAGATGACAAGTGGATTAAACACTGAGCAGGATCTGTGTGGAGTTGTCCCATAGCTGAAAACCCCACTGGCTCCTGGCACTGATCAACAGCTGATCCATCCCCTGCTACAAAGAGACCTGGGAAAAGTCTAACACAGTCTAACACAGGAGAAAAGCCTGGGAATCTCACACTGAAGGCTCCTGGGAATGTCCCTCCCTTGTCCACAAAGCAGTGCTGAGAGCTGAGGGATGACAGATCACGGCTGGTCTggggaagcagctctgctccaggctgctcacagcagggatATGGACATGGGAATTCTGCTGCAAATCTAGCCTCTGGGTCAGGCTGCTTTCCTACCTGGCCATCCACTCCACTGGGAATTCCCGGAGCACAGAGACctcctctcctgtgaggaacaCCGGGAGGATTCGGACGCCCGGCGGCAGCAGAGACTCTGCAAGAACAGGGCAGGGGTGAGGATTCAGATATCCCAacttaaaaacagcaaccaaaCCTCATCAGCTCAAAGgcttctgcaggagctgcaggcctGCCATGATCCTGCATCCCAACTGAGCTGGGCAGCCTtttcccaccctcccagcaTTTTCCCATCCTGCTCATACACAGTTAAATTTCCCCTCAGTGTTTCCATTCCAAATCATCTCCACACTGATGCTGAGAGGGGATGGCTGGAGGTTTGGACTGCAGGCACCAACCATCTGTTGTCAGGGCCTGGCAGTGGCCAAGTGGCCACATGGGGAACTGGAATTAAGGCAGGCACGGCTGGGAATCTGCAGAACTGGAATAAAACCCAAAAGAGCAAAcccagcagaaggagctggttCTGatcacacagcacaggctgcctggtGGCAGTAACACCCTCTGGGATATTCTGGAGATtctccagcacccagcacagcttgGATGTGAATCCCAGAGAACCAGCTCGTGCTcccaggcagggaaggcagcccATAGGATGCAGCTGGATGCTCACcatgctcctgcagctcctcagctccgGGCTTGCTCTGCAACAAAAGCCAAGAATCAGCTCTGTGGATGGATCAGGGACACCAGGACACCGCTGTCACCCTCCCAGACCCCACATCAACCCCCAGCAAACGCTGAGACTCTTTGGtgctgggaagggtttgggtcCTTAGCAAGCTCTCAAAGCTGAGGAGACCTTCCCAAGAACCAAAATACAGCTAAAAGTCAGGACAGAGGCCAGATTTATCATCACCACCTGCTCAGGGCACAGAAACTCCCTTCATTCAAGCAGAAGAACAGCAAAGGCTGCCTTCATATCTGCACACTGATGGCTTTTTTACAGAAGATCTTGATCACATAAACAATAATTTTTGACAAGttttaaagcaaatgaaaactgCTGTTTGTCTTTTTCAGACAGCTCCTTTGGTGGACTTCCCAGTAAATACCAAAACTTGTGTAAAAAGCCAGTCAAAGCATCACATAAATAAGAAATCACAAATTCAGTAAGttaaagacttaaaaaaaaagctaattcCTATTGCAGAAATACTGGAGTCTTTTCCAATCATAACTAATAAAAGCTTTAAGCATCAGCACCAATATTTGTCCTTCCCTGTGGTGACACATGCCAGATCTGTGTGACAAAAGCTCCCACACCACATCCTTACAGGAATCTGCTTGCAGGGAATGTGTTCAGGACCATACCTGGCCTGGGGActcactgccctgcaggagGACCTTGGCAGTGAGTGGAGGTGGCAGCTGGGTGCTCACAATCCTGAAAGGACAAAGCcagagaagcacagaatggtttggcttgaGAGAGAACGTACAGATCATCAGTTCAGAGAGCTCTAAAAACATTTGGTGGCAAAATATCTCTACCAGACAGACCAGAGACACAAGGTGACCCACCCTGGTGCAGGACAAGGCTCCCAAATCCCTCCTCAAATCAAATGTCCAGGTCCTTGCACTCTCAGGTGCTGCAGTGACTCACTCCAGTGTCCTGCCTGCAG
The sequence above is a segment of the Prinia subflava isolate CZ2003 ecotype Zambia chromosome 19, Cam_Psub_1.2, whole genome shotgun sequence genome. Coding sequences within it:
- the HPS4 gene encoding BLOC-3 complex member HPS4 — encoded protein: MARPAAPGPAPWWNYFFLYDGSKVKEEGDPTSAGICYFYPPQTIPEQQELLCGQMAGVVRCLTEISGAPPSLVRLRKLKFAVVVDGDFLWVLGCAVELPDVSCRRLLEQLIGLFTFYQGPVRGAYTTFSQEELSREWDRYIEHIQKNTNDLHRIFNSLWHLDKTKVDPLLLLKAALILQTCQRSPHVLAGCILYKGLIVSTQLPPPLTAKVLLQGSESPGQSKPGAEELQEHESLLPPGVRILPVFLTGEEVSVLREFPVEWMARSPMVPAGPRGEDSALCSQAVPESTAARENQALDGISVQESHKDASGTPALGDAVQLGSTVSPLMDFSAMGAGTRNSPAANLSGAGSGSSELSRKTSFPSESDTEQLPSPSSLQTECTWTTGPYLEGFSFPNPYSWEQESQDKGQSTADSDVGRCAPPNSLSVSHSPAVPSPARELSRRKASEQNKPGTVSQDRVSGGSDSTAGDHVWGLDCPGPAGHAQLRSRRQLLTPGAHEALPSDPAGDRPCPSSRKSSWDRLAGREDEPAQLSLYVHCIQGLVLSLLAEEQLRRDRGAVEDVYHSSLASLNGLEVHLRETLPKDSSASGRTNYSFTHYDCVQNVLTANLPHSLGPLERHFLRAATLIHSDFSQLPTASEVIIRNASTAVYACRNPVQETYFQQLGAPLRNSGVPNPHDSAFSLPSKAKQKLLKHGVNLL